From the genome of Acidaminococcus sp.:
TAACTGTGTGTTTCGGCTAGTGTCGTCAGATACAGAAGCTGGCGCAGGTTTAGTATCATTCTGGGTCCCTCCTTACAAATAAATTTCCTTTATTATAAACTAGTTTTCTGTAAATTAATAGATAAAATTTATCAGGCAATGAAATTAAACAATTGGAAAAGTCAGATAATTTTCATTACAATAAAATCATCAAAATAGAATTGATGCCAGGAAGTATTGTAGGGAAGGAGTCTGAATAACTATGAAAACTACAACAGCGGCACCTGTGAAAAAAGTGACTGTACCGCATACCTTTATCATTATTTTTGTGATGATCCTGGCTGCGGTATTGCTGACGTGGATTGTTCCGGCCGGCTCCTATGAGTTTGTAAAGAACGCATCGGGCCAGAAAATGGTGGACCCGGCTACTTTCAAATTTGTGGCCAGCTCAGCGGTCAATCCTATCAAAATTCCTCTGTATATCGTAAAGGCGTTTTCCAAACGTATTTCGCTGTTGATGGTTATCTTCATGGCCGGGTCCGTGTTCCATATTGTGACGAAGACCGGCGCTCTGCAGGCACTGCTTGCCCGCGGTGCTCGTAAGTTCTCGGACCGTCTGTACGTATTTATTCCGGTTCTGATGCTGATCTTTGGCCTGATTTGTACAACGCAGGGTGTAAATACGTTCATCCCGTTTGCACCGGTTATGGTTATGCTCAGTATGGCTATGGGATTGGACAGTATTACAGGTGAAGCTATCATGGTGCTCGGCGGTGCTATCGGGTTCTCTACGGGGACTCTGAATGTTTTCACCACACTCGTTGCCCAGAATATTGCTGGGCTGCCGCCTTATTCCGGATTGGGGTACCGTTCGTTCTGCTTTGTCGTATTCTACATTGTAACGAGTATCTACGTAGTTCGCTATGCGCTGAAAATCAAGAATAAACCGGAACTCAGCCCGATGTATGAACTCGATAAGGAAAGAGAAGAAAATACCTCCGGCGGCATGAATCTTGATGAAGCCAGCCATTTGACAGGCCGTATGCTGCTTGTAATTGTGCTTCTGGTGGCCATGTTTGCCCTTGTCATTTACGGTTCTATCTTCTGGAAATGGAACATGGACTATATGTCTGCGGCCTTCTTGGTCTATTCGGTTGTAGCGGATGCGATTGCCGGAGCAAGTCCCAATCAGATTTGCAAGGATATCATTGATGGCAGTAAGAAGATGCTCGGCGCTGTTTATATCATCGGAATGGCTACGGCCATTAGCAGCATTATGACGGATGGCAAGATTACCTACACCATTGTGCATTACCTGACTGACATGATGGCGGGGCTTCCGGCTGTACTCATTGCTCCAGGTATGGTCATTGCCAATACGATTATCAACGTGTTCCTGACTTCCGGCTCCGGACAGGCCGTAGCCGTAATGCCTATCATGCTCCCTATTGCCGATGTGCTGGGAGTTACTCGCCAGACGGCGATTCTTGCCTTTAACTTTGGCGACGGCTTCTGCAACTTTATCCTGCCGACTTCTACGGCACTGATGGGAACTCTGAGTGTCACCAATATTCCTTACGACCGTTGGATTAAATTCATGTGGAAATTGTTCCTGATCTGGCTGGTAACGGGATGCCTCCTGACCACGCTGGCACAAGTCATTCACCTGGCTTAAATGAGAGGAGTTAGTCTGAAATGGAAGAAGAAATGCAGCAGCAAGTAAATACCTGGATTGAAAAAGAATTACCTGTCCTGACCGCAATGGCCGATGATATTTTTGATCATCCTGAAATCGGACCCCATGAGGTATATTCCCACAAGGTACTGACTTCGTATCTGGAAGCCCATGGCTTTACGGTAACGCATGGCCTGGGAGGTCTTGAGACGGCTTTTAAAGCTGTTTGGCAGCATGGTGAAGGCGGCCCCAATATTGGTCTTTTATGCGAATTTGATGCGCTGGCCGGAATGGGCCATGGCTGCGGGCACCACATGCAGGGACCTGCTATTTTAGGCGCTGCCTGCGCTTTGAAAGAGGCCGCCGGGGATAAACCTTTTACTTTGACCGTATATGGCACGCCAGGAGAAGAAAATATAAGCGGCAAATATATCATGATCCAAAATGGAATTACTTTCGAAGAACTGGATGTGGCACTGATGATGCACGGCGGACCGGCCACTCAGACAGATATTAAGTGCCTGGCCTGTGCGGATATCAATCTGGTCTTTCACGGTAAGGCGGCTCATGCTGCACTGAAACCGGAAGCCGGCAGAAGTTCCCTCGATGCGACGATGCTTGCTTTTCATGCGCTGGAATGCCTGCGGGAACACGTTCCGGGAGATGTTAAAATTCACTATAACATTATGGATACGGGCGGGACGAAGGCTAATGTTGTTCCCAGTTATACCCAGACTGATCTTTACGTGCGCGCCGATACGGTGGGGACAGTCAAATCTGTGCTGCAAAGGGTTGAAAAGATTGTGCGCGGCGCTGAATTGATGACTGAAACGACGGCTGATTTTACGGTGTCGAAGATTCTGGATAACAAAATTCCCAATCTGACCTTAAATGATATCCTGATGAAACATGCCTGTTCTTTAGGGGCCCCGAATTGTCAGGAACCCAGAAAAAGGACGGGTTCTACAGATTTTGCCAACGTTATGCATCGGGTCCCCGGTTCCTGTATCCGTGTGGCTTTTGTGCCTGACGGAACTGCATCCCATTCGCAGGCATTTATCGATGCCGGTAAATCAGAAAAAGCCCATCAGGCCGTTAAATTTGGTGCTCAGATTCTTGCGGATACCTGTCTTGAACTAATTTATCATCCGGAAGAATTAAAGGTCGTAAAAGAAGAATTTCAAACGCGTCTTGCCAAAGAGCAGGCTGGCGAAGCGTAAAGCTGCTGGCCGCGGATCACTTGTAAAGGAAAAATGACGCGGCGCTTTTGCTTTTAATGGGTTAAAACAGCTGTAGTCCCTAATGTAGGTCTGCAGCTGTTTTAGTATTTTCGGGCAAAGCCACGTATATTCGTAACATGGACTTTTAGATTTTTTGCTCATGGCATCTGCTTCTTTGGAATTGTGAAAAATGTCCATTTTTTCACAACCCTGTTTTCATCAAATGATTCGGGAGAAAATATTCGAAAAAATTCTGCTTGTCCATAAAAAGTTGTAAACAATAGGAATTCCTGTTTAAAGGCTCAGAAAGGGCATTACTGTTTCCTTTCCTCCTCTTTTTAAAGGAAAAC
Proteins encoded in this window:
- a CDS encoding YfcC family protein, whose protein sequence is MKTTTAAPVKKVTVPHTFIIIFVMILAAVLLTWIVPAGSYEFVKNASGQKMVDPATFKFVASSAVNPIKIPLYIVKAFSKRISLLMVIFMAGSVFHIVTKTGALQALLARGARKFSDRLYVFIPVLMLIFGLICTTQGVNTFIPFAPVMVMLSMAMGLDSITGEAIMVLGGAIGFSTGTLNVFTTLVAQNIAGLPPYSGLGYRSFCFVVFYIVTSIYVVRYALKIKNKPELSPMYELDKEREENTSGGMNLDEASHLTGRMLLVIVLLVAMFALVIYGSIFWKWNMDYMSAAFLVYSVVADAIAGASPNQICKDIIDGSKKMLGAVYIIGMATAISSIMTDGKITYTIVHYLTDMMAGLPAVLIAPGMVIANTIINVFLTSGSGQAVAVMPIMLPIADVLGVTRQTAILAFNFGDGFCNFILPTSTALMGTLSVTNIPYDRWIKFMWKLFLIWLVTGCLLTTLAQVIHLA
- a CDS encoding M20 family metallopeptidase, which encodes MEEEMQQQVNTWIEKELPVLTAMADDIFDHPEIGPHEVYSHKVLTSYLEAHGFTVTHGLGGLETAFKAVWQHGEGGPNIGLLCEFDALAGMGHGCGHHMQGPAILGAACALKEAAGDKPFTLTVYGTPGEENISGKYIMIQNGITFEELDVALMMHGGPATQTDIKCLACADINLVFHGKAAHAALKPEAGRSSLDATMLAFHALECLREHVPGDVKIHYNIMDTGGTKANVVPSYTQTDLYVRADTVGTVKSVLQRVEKIVRGAELMTETTADFTVSKILDNKIPNLTLNDILMKHACSLGAPNCQEPRKRTGSTDFANVMHRVPGSCIRVAFVPDGTASHSQAFIDAGKSEKAHQAVKFGAQILADTCLELIYHPEELKVVKEEFQTRLAKEQAGEA